From the genome of Geothrix sp. 21YS21S-4, one region includes:
- a CDS encoding YkvA family protein, with amino-acid sequence MTEQNQGFSNEYSDERFWEKLKRYAKTAGKEVIEKALWLYYAAQEKETPLWAKAVCYGALGYFISPIDAIPDVTPVVGYADDLSVF; translated from the coding sequence ATGACAGAGCAAAACCAGGGCTTCTCCAATGAATATTCCGATGAGAGATTCTGGGAAAAGCTAAAACGATATGCGAAAACGGCCGGCAAAGAAGTGATCGAGAAGGCCCTCTGGTTGTACTATGCCGCTCAAGAAAAGGAGACACCACTTTGGGCTAAGGCTGTCTGCTACGGGGCTCTCGGCTACTTCATATCTCCCATCGATGCAATTCCTGATGTGACTCCTGTCGTCGGGTACGCCGATGATCTCTCGGTGTTTTAG
- a CDS encoding ABC transporter ATP-binding protein: MLRVDDLHAGYGASEVLAGVSLTVAPGAVVALIGANGAGKTTTMRALSGAIRPRRGKVLLDGREVQGLDASRIARLGLAHAPEGRKVFGPLSVEDNLLLGAYGRLPKFLGFKAAARSDLDRVYALFPRLRDRARQAAGTLSGGEQQMLAIGRALMARPKVMLLDEPSMGLAPVIVQEVFRTIRRLKEEGITLLLVEQFAKSALEVADYAYVMERGRIAVEGTPADLARNERVIAAYLG, from the coding sequence ATGCTGAGGGTGGACGATCTCCATGCGGGCTACGGCGCCAGCGAAGTGCTGGCCGGCGTTTCCCTGACCGTGGCGCCCGGCGCGGTGGTGGCCCTGATCGGCGCCAACGGCGCGGGCAAGACCACCACCATGCGCGCCCTCTCCGGGGCGATCCGCCCCCGGCGCGGAAAGGTGCTCCTGGACGGACGCGAGGTCCAGGGACTGGACGCCTCGCGCATCGCGCGCCTCGGCCTCGCCCACGCCCCCGAGGGCCGAAAGGTGTTCGGGCCGCTGTCCGTGGAGGACAACCTCCTCCTGGGCGCCTACGGTCGCCTCCCCAAATTTCTCGGGTTCAAGGCCGCCGCCCGGAGCGACCTCGACCGCGTCTACGCGCTCTTCCCCCGCCTGCGGGACCGCGCGCGCCAGGCCGCGGGCACACTGTCCGGCGGCGAGCAGCAGATGCTGGCGATCGGCCGCGCCCTCATGGCCCGACCCAAGGTGATGCTCCTGGACGAGCCCTCCATGGGCCTCGCGCCGGTCATCGTGCAGGAAGTCTTCCGCACCATCCGCCGCCTGAAGGAGGAGGGCATCACCCTGCTCCTCGTCGAACAGTTCGCCAAGAGCGCCCTCGAAGTGGCCGATTACGCCTACGTCATGGAGCGCGGCCGCATCGCCGTCGAAGGCACCCCCGCCGACCTCGCCCGCAACGAGCGCGTCATCGCCGCCTACCTCGGCTGA
- a CDS encoding ABC transporter substrate-binding protein, which produces MLKQTFYVSLLTAALGLQAAGDTVKIALTGPFTGGSAPMGSSMRDGARLAISEINAAGGVQVGGRKLKIEAVERDDEAKNERGALIAQELAAMGDLAGVIGTVNTGVCIAGDRHLQEKGITKIICPAAGSASMTQWSKAGAKDLSIFRFAAHDGIQSAMVVEEALRRKYSKVAVVYDSTNYGVSGRDDLLDQIKKQGNQLQVVAQEKFNIGDKDMTAQLLRCKAGGAQAILIWGIGPELAAVSNGMAKIGMKAPLIGGWTLSMSNYIDNAGKNGNGTLMPQTFIEEPITPKAKSFIEGYHSAFKVNRIPSPVSAAQGYDAVYLFAAAVKQAGTTDTHRVKEALEDLKEPVKGVIATWNRPFTKWDPANVETHEAFRREQTVMGMVQDGRVVFANAADKDRLVKAAAGTTPAKAPAKTPAKPKAK; this is translated from the coding sequence ATGCTGAAGCAGACCTTCTACGTGTCGCTGTTGACCGCCGCCCTGGGCCTCCAGGCCGCCGGCGACACCGTCAAGATCGCCCTCACGGGCCCCTTCACGGGCGGGTCCGCGCCCATGGGCAGCTCCATGCGCGACGGCGCGCGGCTGGCCATCTCCGAGATCAACGCCGCCGGCGGGGTGCAGGTGGGTGGCCGGAAGCTGAAGATCGAGGCCGTGGAGCGGGACGACGAAGCCAAGAACGAGCGCGGCGCCCTCATCGCCCAGGAACTGGCCGCCATGGGCGACCTGGCTGGCGTGATCGGCACCGTCAACACCGGCGTCTGCATCGCCGGGGACCGTCACCTCCAGGAGAAGGGCATCACCAAGATCATCTGCCCGGCGGCGGGTTCGGCCTCCATGACCCAGTGGAGCAAGGCCGGAGCGAAGGACCTGTCAATCTTCCGGTTCGCGGCCCACGACGGCATCCAGTCCGCCATGGTGGTGGAGGAGGCCCTCCGCCGGAAGTACTCGAAGGTGGCCGTGGTCTACGACTCCACCAACTACGGCGTGTCCGGCCGCGACGACCTCCTGGACCAGATCAAGAAGCAGGGGAACCAGCTCCAGGTCGTGGCCCAGGAGAAGTTCAACATCGGCGACAAGGACATGACGGCCCAGCTCCTCCGCTGCAAGGCGGGCGGCGCCCAGGCCATCCTGATCTGGGGGATCGGGCCGGAACTGGCGGCGGTCTCCAACGGCATGGCCAAGATCGGGATGAAGGCGCCGCTGATCGGCGGGTGGACGCTGTCCATGTCCAACTACATCGACAACGCCGGCAAGAACGGGAACGGCACGCTGATGCCCCAGACCTTCATCGAGGAGCCCATCACCCCCAAGGCCAAGAGCTTCATCGAGGGCTACCACAGCGCCTTTAAGGTGAACCGCATCCCCTCGCCCGTCTCCGCCGCCCAGGGCTACGACGCCGTCTACCTCTTCGCCGCGGCGGTGAAGCAAGCAGGCACCACGGACACCCACCGGGTCAAGGAAGCCCTCGAGGACCTGAAGGAGCCCGTGAAGGGCGTCATCGCCACCTGGAACCGCCCCTTCACCAAGTGGGATCCCGCCAACGTCGAGACCCACGAGGCCTTCCGCCGGGAACAGACCGTGATGGGCATGGTGCAGGACGGCCGCGTGGTGTTCGCCAACGCCGCCGATAAGGACCGGCTGGTCAAGGCCGCCGCGGGCACCACCCCGGCGAAGGCCCCCGCCAAGACTCCCGCCAAGCCCAAGGCCAAGTAG
- a CDS encoding ATP-binding cassette domain-containing protein, protein MRRLLMLRGAELAAFLLLAAVPLAVANPYALGLLTLLAIYAILLIGLDVTVGYLGQVNLAHVAFLGLGAYTAGLAVTKLGMGMAPALLAALIVGVALGGLLALPALRLEGPQFALATLSFAALSTTALNELEPLTGGAQGLSLTRPPVFGHALTPPGFYWLCLALLAVVWMVMRNLLSSQWGRAFEALRDSPIATDAMGVGTYRHKVAAFALGSGLGGLAGGLYAFNFQYLQPQSFVYELMVILLLGVVLGGRKSLWGALVGASLVVLLPNLLSKRDLFQIVSGIGFALAVAAGLRGLVKKTMSPFQALAPVAAMGLLVGGSLLVRNTEDWRKAIFSLMLFSVVVGLPEGLMGFLGQFLTKLFRVPPSPLPAPSALDDVLPLRSMEEGPLLVLQDLKRHFGGVKAVDGLSMTVRAGSIHGLIGPNGSGKSTVVNVISGLYTPSDGKVLLRGAPLPQGSLYRVARGGVARTFQNLQLFGELTALENVMVALKGVYRAPLLLVLLGLARTEERRARADALALLDLIGLKDEARTKAKDLTYGAQRFLEIARALARRPDLLILDEPAAGLAHPDVLQQVAIIRKVHARGVTIVLIEHHMDVVSELCDRVTVLDGGKVIAEGTPADVKRDPKVMEAYLGQAAPGSAPIESGGPEPLPA, encoded by the coding sequence ATGCGCCGCCTGCTGATGCTCCGGGGCGCCGAACTGGCCGCCTTCCTCCTCCTCGCCGCCGTGCCCCTGGCGGTGGCGAACCCCTACGCCCTGGGCCTCCTCACGCTCCTCGCCATCTACGCGATCCTGCTCATCGGACTCGACGTCACCGTGGGCTACCTCGGCCAGGTGAACCTCGCCCATGTCGCATTCCTCGGCCTGGGCGCCTACACCGCGGGCCTCGCCGTGACCAAGCTCGGGATGGGAATGGCCCCGGCACTGCTCGCCGCGCTGATCGTGGGCGTCGCCCTCGGCGGCCTCCTGGCTCTGCCCGCCCTGCGGCTCGAAGGCCCCCAGTTCGCGCTGGCCACCCTCAGCTTCGCCGCCCTCAGCACCACGGCCCTCAACGAGCTGGAGCCCCTCACCGGCGGCGCCCAGGGGCTGAGCCTGACCCGCCCTCCGGTGTTCGGCCACGCGCTCACGCCGCCGGGCTTCTACTGGCTGTGCCTCGCCCTGCTGGCGGTGGTGTGGATGGTCATGCGGAACCTGCTGTCCTCCCAGTGGGGCCGCGCTTTCGAGGCCCTGCGGGACAGCCCCATCGCCACGGACGCCATGGGCGTCGGCACCTACCGCCACAAGGTCGCCGCCTTCGCCCTGGGGTCGGGCCTCGGCGGGCTGGCGGGCGGGCTGTACGCCTTCAACTTCCAGTACCTCCAGCCCCAGAGCTTCGTCTACGAGCTGATGGTGATCCTCCTCCTGGGCGTGGTCCTGGGCGGCCGCAAGAGCCTGTGGGGCGCCCTGGTCGGCGCGTCGCTCGTGGTCCTGCTCCCCAACCTCCTGTCCAAGCGCGACCTCTTCCAGATCGTCAGCGGGATCGGCTTCGCCCTGGCGGTGGCGGCGGGGCTCCGCGGCCTGGTGAAGAAGACCATGAGTCCCTTCCAGGCCCTGGCCCCCGTGGCCGCCATGGGCCTGCTGGTGGGGGGCAGCCTGCTGGTGCGGAACACCGAGGATTGGCGCAAGGCGATCTTCTCGCTGATGCTCTTCTCCGTGGTGGTGGGCCTGCCGGAGGGCCTCATGGGCTTCCTGGGCCAGTTCCTGACGAAGCTGTTCCGGGTGCCGCCCTCGCCGCTGCCTGCGCCTTCCGCCCTGGACGACGTGCTTCCGCTGCGGTCCATGGAGGAGGGCCCCCTGCTCGTTCTTCAGGACCTGAAGCGCCACTTCGGCGGCGTGAAGGCGGTGGACGGGCTGTCCATGACCGTCCGCGCCGGCAGCATCCATGGGCTGATCGGCCCCAACGGCTCGGGCAAGAGCACCGTGGTGAACGTCATCTCGGGGCTGTACACGCCCTCCGACGGGAAGGTCCTCCTCCGGGGCGCCCCCCTGCCCCAGGGAAGCCTGTACCGCGTCGCCCGGGGCGGCGTGGCGCGGACGTTCCAGAACCTCCAGCTCTTCGGCGAGCTGACCGCCCTGGAGAACGTGATGGTCGCGCTCAAGGGCGTCTACCGCGCGCCGCTGCTCCTGGTGCTCCTCGGCCTCGCCCGCACGGAAGAACGCCGCGCCCGGGCCGACGCCCTGGCGCTCCTCGACCTGATCGGGCTGAAGGACGAGGCCCGGACGAAGGCCAAGGACCTCACCTACGGCGCCCAGCGGTTCCTGGAGATCGCCCGCGCCCTGGCCCGCCGGCCCGATCTCCTGATCCTCGACGAGCCCGCCGCGGGCCTCGCCCATCCCGACGTCCTCCAGCAGGTCGCGATCATCCGGAAGGTCCACGCCCGGGGCGTGACCATCGTCCTCATCGAGCACCACATGGACGTGGTCAGCGAACTCTGCGACCGCGTGACGGTCCTCGACGGCGGGAAGGTCATCGCCGAGGGCACGCCCGCCGACGTGAAGCGGGATCCCAAGGTGATGGAGGCCTACCTCGGCCAGGCCGCTCCCGGCTCCGCGCCCATCGAATCCGGCGGCCCCGAGCCGCTGCCCGCGTGA
- a CDS encoding branched-chain amino acid ABC transporter permease: MNASIIGQMAVSGALMGLVYALIAYGFQLTYATSKSINFGQGELVMVSAFFSLTLMNLGLPYWAMVPGGLLFGALLGLVVERAGVRLALEQKSEGWILLTIILGLFFFSAAENIWGKDDRPFPTPLSADPIHVLGVDVTRVELSVAVGVLAIMGLIELFKRRTLLGKAFEAVSADRDAAELMGISATRTVMLSYALSGAVAALAGILVAPITTVGPTMASALILKAFSVAVVAGLDSGFGVVLVGMFLGALESLASFYLGSGWREAPGLTLLILALAARPTGVFGKAAIRKV, from the coding sequence ATGAACGCTTCGATCATCGGACAGATGGCCGTCAGCGGCGCCCTGATGGGCCTGGTGTACGCGCTCATCGCCTACGGCTTCCAGCTGACCTACGCCACCAGCAAGAGCATCAATTTCGGGCAGGGCGAACTGGTGATGGTCTCGGCCTTCTTCAGCCTGACCCTCATGAACCTCGGCCTGCCCTACTGGGCCATGGTCCCCGGCGGGCTGCTGTTCGGCGCGCTGCTGGGACTGGTGGTGGAGCGGGCCGGCGTGCGGCTGGCGCTGGAGCAGAAGAGCGAGGGCTGGATCCTGCTGACCATCATCCTCGGGCTGTTCTTCTTCTCCGCCGCCGAGAACATCTGGGGGAAGGACGACCGCCCCTTCCCCACGCCCCTCTCCGCGGATCCCATCCACGTCCTGGGGGTGGACGTCACCCGGGTCGAACTCTCGGTGGCCGTGGGCGTGCTGGCCATCATGGGCCTCATCGAGCTGTTCAAGCGGCGGACGCTGCTGGGCAAGGCCTTCGAGGCCGTGTCCGCCGACCGCGACGCGGCGGAATTGATGGGCATCAGCGCCACCCGCACCGTGATGCTGTCCTACGCCCTGTCCGGCGCGGTGGCGGCCCTGGCCGGGATCCTGGTCGCACCCATCACCACCGTGGGCCCCACCATGGCCTCGGCCCTGATCCTCAAGGCCTTCTCCGTGGCGGTGGTGGCGGGCCTGGATTCGGGCTTCGGCGTGGTCCTGGTCGGCATGTTCCTGGGCGCGCTGGAGAGCCTGGCGAGCTTCTACCTGGGCAGCGGCTGGCGGGAAGCGCCGGGCCTCACGCTCCTGATCCTCGCCCTGGCCGCCCGCCCCACCGGCGTGTTCGGCAAGGCCGCCATCCGGAAGGTGTGA